A region of Ficedula albicollis isolate OC2 chromosome 10, FicAlb1.5, whole genome shotgun sequence DNA encodes the following proteins:
- the BCL2A1 gene encoding bcl-2-related protein A1 yields METAEFYYVYYLAQDYLQYVLQESHLGPAQTRVAHVLRTMASSLQDQTEEALRPLLDRIDITSVAVAKRIFNGVMDEKFADGNTNWGRIMTIFTFGGLLTKKLQEHGVQLTAEEKEEISYFITEYIINNKSEWIDANGGWENGFLTKFERRSLLSFSKITALFIAVVSLFREYY; encoded by the exons ATGGAAACTGCTGAGTTCTATTACGTTTATTACTTAGCCCAGGATTATCTGCAGTATGTGCTCCAGGAATCACACCTCGGACCAGCCCAGACCAGGGTTGCCCATGTCCTGCGAACCATGGCATCTTCCCTGCAAGACCAAACCGAGGAGGCTCTCAGGCCACTCCTGGACAGGATTGACATCACCTCAGTAGCTGTTGCCAAGAGAATTTTCAATGGAGTCATGGATGAAAAGTTTGCTGATGGAAATACTAACTGGGGACGAATTATGACCATATTTACATTTGGAGGTCTTCTCACCAAGAAGCTTCAAGAGCATGGGGTTCAGCTGactgcagaggagaaggaggagatcTCTTATTTCATCACAGAGTACATCATCAACAACAAATCCGAATGGATTGATGCAAATGGTGGCTGG GAAAATGGCTTCCTAACAAAGTTTGAAAGAAGATCACTACTGTCCTTCTCCAAAATTACAGCCCTGTTCATAGCTGTTGTTTCCTTGTTCAGAGAGTACTACTGA